The Siniperca chuatsi isolate FFG_IHB_CAS linkage group LG9, ASM2008510v1, whole genome shotgun sequence genome includes a region encoding these proteins:
- the LOC122882248 gene encoding uncharacterized protein LOC122882248 isoform X2 translates to MQSPTQSNSGPNPVTTATTEQPLDMETEAQPAQSEPDAQEEENKSSATAETETPITPQENGTGVQTAETPASMAVTQAVENEPAVKPLTEPSVNTGGMEVDSASKPSAPTVPVPATNTNPGCDGEKAKKQDKGVRDGRKYVPSKKAMVDPLKMDMSKPLVMPLTSSQLSLQCIECHIIFSDHKSKERHLKLSHPAEYEQCILRNALFACYVCDRHFTNSTELMVHQKAHIEKKPFKCPICGQAFNKSSELTLHKKIHFGLDGYACTDCGKPCKTMTLLKYHRRTHTGERPYVCKECGKRFTMSKALQKHMVSHLPEEAEGDGGDTTAKAQVKKDDGASTKYPCSVCKATFKSTKTRLHHMKTKHNVLPAAANNALPAGQQVKQSTPIITPISICQPALLQVEPNGPLQKVDANIDTEQIHRLIESLGNVQKVNQVVILGQVPPHAPPLEVQQISQMAESVNLNLNPPQIDFMGLKQTESKTVELDPSNNLCDSMEQTIILEPITPDGQLESPSFSELGSHIAAGENIELTLVQTQETERPEGEVVHHIFQQPDISAIQSDSMDQMACQNEVVVLKQNLEQTVILELTPALIPTVELEQSQNVPQNEIPSSLVSTTELEKTPDQTVIDEQETSLSVQTLMHTVELELTPLQREQQDLPSCPFVPPDTLTQTPRESETNPKEGVNSQMQTVSLDGVHLVMDGDTPQETQEKAEQEPSEQESSEKLLVDNKEGQEQVENLSELEDPSTKEEVPSQLETKQVPQISELPVNVMSAQELVKVRKRKPARAFIFQGYMQELVGSIHKDDLQIDARPAKRQRTKKSHLVVKFGPQSKEKKNKKQKKQNQPMQEDVIRGKTPTTNLSEKKVPSQKKGRKGKKDKKVGHLVSTAEIKSPSSTQDPQVQQIKEDTRKNKIKKQKEVARGGVTHISEHKTVASPVFKKKKQTKIMRKDKPKNAKDGKRKKNLAREEKVNTKINAASADMPGPHITQDALLLLKGHKQPQLKVYKLDPSKASGQTQEAPPHESQTMSQQSKDNKLKHPASESKNNLTAEGKKKGGRPKKNQKALSLLSSLQVSHQSPETLPTKQKATRKRKASTKVETEGVITSSHSKRALECKDCGARFSEVSSLQKHKATVHIVESPGLTYTNGNIFEGVSRLDLYQLPKQHDKVVGVMNATSDWDTEPEMGDMGLEDRERSVSFPALIPSPSLPVPPSDVEMSAFEYKGGSKTGQIKNSETPPNFTSESPLSTSTQTKSSETGELLASDEDKREEGTHPISESEVQGTTDEDIKEDLLLEVDLITVGEQNERDDPSSHEDTVPQNESNGTCSSEGASTGKFPGQVSNETTEKSLTSQTVSCFTHQVEIKEEEEEMLVQKKKEGGKGLVVRNATRGRRRGTGCLKRDLISKRVSIEDTVRGTESEKEQDECQVVYEKHPITSDSEMKDEGETGTKTSKPETIPDFEANKATAPATSLPSMPATLEESPEEQVVFELESVTTSVEEVMNERELQGGEEHDRDQSSGIILEKFLTSRQRATADKELCLMTARNNQRQDLDSIAENKVQVLGSQEIKVEENISDPPLFAPTCQNRQSASVQPHHHRDIRTVLVKEESSLVLNEVQAMQGSRHIRWNVEPVSIENTSSPLKEEEREVLLGAAQTNSGNLTTGVSIDAQQTEHQAADSNLNSAPDYQEMRVRGLLSEPGVSDFADGQAEADAEWQHPPDLRDFLLQSSDEEDVGGFELSDPQLDSEAEVMAYFYKNQTNSAQQPDEMPQNLPTSVSQLQTPREENRTREPIDYFSKYFGWDTWVEIANCTIKLSNMPNPVTAREVAQFVGIHIAMGTLKFPSPRLYWEDLTKVPLIAEAMPLSRFLELSRMLKLASPAKDPVNSNVREGRHDSDFQNVKQGKTLLSRHSEIFQCSDGQKQGDTPNDLNSSKTQTDPLWKAQPLLCRFKAGCQSLRRDGDYAVDQYPLLLTGKMHHKKLSLHCTTLIGFGGLLLHVDLKLGLSGKEDAVEKMVPKGSMVFLCKQELSTPAMLERLLVAGVHGAGRVGGARGQIGDEFVSSDGKLMLRRSHCGFILSTAGNGQRNMASLIDNFEKAQMSAHLNRDLLNLYSIPLTASAPTCWPQAVLWYLTDLALVNSWLLYRQDHRAASAPLTLMAFRLDVSKALILSSGSDTQDSGPPQPPIEKAHASNETPNPSLVEESPLPDAAIRYDGSGHWPEQLGEGEGGRCRFGDCQRTSRVLCLKCCVFLCISRNHNCFLNFHNQGSLGKE, encoded by the exons ATGCAGAGTCCGACCCAGTCAAACAGTGGGCCAAACCCGGTGACCACAGCAACCACAGAGCAACCACTGGACATGGAGACTGAAGCTCAGCCAGCACAAAGTGAACCAGATGCACAAGAGGAGGAGAATAAATCATCTGCTACTGCTGAGACTGAAACACCAATCACACCACAGGAAAATGGGACAGGGGTgcaaacagcagaaacacctgcTAGTATGGCAGTCACACAAGCAGTGGAGAATGAGCCTGCTGTTAAGCCACTGACTGAGCCCTCAGTTAACACTGGAGGGATGGAGGTGGACTCTGCTTCAAAGCCAAGTGCCCCCACAGTACCGGTACCTGCTACAAATACGAATCCTGGGTGTGATGGGGAAAAGGCAAAGAAACAGGATAAAGGTGTACGTGATGGTAGGAAATATGTTCCTTCCAAGAAGGCGATGGTAGATCCTCTGAAGATGGACATGTCAAAACCTCTGGTTATGCCTCTCACAT CATCTCAGCTCTCCCTGCAATGCATCGAGTGCCACATAATCTTCAGTGATCACAAGAGCAAAGAGCGTCATCTGAAGCTGAGCCACCCAGCAGAATATGAACAATGCATACTGAGGAATGCCCTTTTCGCATGTTACGTTTGTGACCGCCACTTCACAAACTCCACAGAGCTCATGGTCCACCAGAAAGCCCACATAGAGAAGAAACCCTTCAAGTGTCCAATCTGTGGCCAGGCCTTCAACAAGTCATCAGAGCTCACCCTTCATAAAAAAATTCATTTTGGCCTGGACGGTTATGCCTGCACTGACTGTGGCAAACCTTGCAAAACCATGACATTGCTGAAGTATCACCGCCGCACACACACTGGTGAGAGGCCATATGTTTGCAAGGAGTGTGGAAAGAGGTTCACCATGTCCAAAGCTCTGCAGAAACATATGGTGTCACACTTGCCAGAGGAAGCTGAAGGAGATGGGGGAGACACCACAGCTAAAGCACAAGTGAAGAAAGATGATG GTGCTTCTACAAAGTATCCTTGTTCTGTATGCAAGGCCACTTTCAAGAGTACCAAGACACGGCTACATCACATGAAAACTAAGCACAATGTGTTGCCTGCTGCAGCCAATAATGCCCTCCCAGCTGGGCAGCAAGTAAAACAAAGTACACCTATCATAACTCCAATATCTATTTGCCAACCAGCACTACTACAGGTGGAGCCCAATGGCCCTCTGCAAAAAGTAGATGCCAATATTGACACAGAGCAGATTCACAGACTTATTGAATCTTTGGGAAATGTGCAGAAAGTGAACCAAGTTGTCATATTGGGGCAGGTGCCACCTCATGCCCCGCCACTGGAAGTGCAGCAGATATCACAAATGGCAGAATCAGTGAATTTGAATCTCAATCCACCGCAAATAGATTTTATGGgactgaaacagacagaatCTAAGACAGTTGAATTGGACCCTTCAAACAACCTATGTGATTCAATGGAGCAAACAATTATATTGGAACCTATTACACCAGATGGACAGTTGGAAAGCCCTTCTTTCTCAGAACTAGGTTCTCACATAGCAGCAGGTGAAAATATAGAGCTAACACTTGTTCAGACTCAAGAAACAGAGAGACCTGAGGGAGAGGTGGTGCATCACATCTTTCAACAGCCAGATATTAgtgcaattcagtctgattctATGGATCAAATGGCTTGTCAGAATGAGGTAGTTGTCCTCAAACAAAACCTTGAGCAAACAGTCATATTAGAACTTACCCCAGCCTTGATACCAACTGTGGAGCTGGAACAATCCCAAAATGTGCCACAAAATGAAATCCCGTCCTCTCTGGTATCAACCACTGAACTTGAGAAGACTCCAGATCAGACTGTAATAGATGAGCAGGAGACCAGTCTGTCAGTCCAAACACTTATGCATACTGTTGAGTTAGAGCTGACACCTTTACAAAGAGAGCAACAGGACCTTCCTTCTTGCCCGTTTGTTCCACcagacacacttacacaaactCCAAGAGAATCTGAAACTAATCCCAAAGAAGGGGTTAATTCACAGATGCAAACAGTAAGTCTAGATGGGGTCCACCTTGTGATGGATGGAGACACACCACAAGAGACACAGGAAAAGGCTGAACAAGAACCATCTGAACAAGAATCATCTGAGAAATTGCTGGTAGATAACAAGGAGGGTCAGGAGCAGGTGGAGAACCTGTCTGAATTAGAGGACCCATCCACTAAAGAAGAGGTTCCATCACAATTAGAGACCAAGCAGGTGCCACAGATCTCAGAGTTACCAGTAAATGTAATGTCAGCTCAAGAACTGGTGAAAGTGCGGAAAAGAAAGCCAGCCAGGGCGTTTATCTTTCAAGGATATATGCAAGAACTGGTCGGATCCATACACAAGGATGATTTACAAATTGATGCCCGACCTGCCAAGCGGCAAAGAACAAAAAAGTCTCACCTTGTTGTTAAATTTGGTCCACAaagcaaagagaagaaaaacaaaaaacagaagaaacagaatCAGCCAATGCAGGAAGATGTGATAAGAGGTAAAACACCAACGACAAATCTCTCAGAAAAAAAAGTACCGTCACAGAAGAAgggaaggaagggaaaaaaggaCAAGAAAGTGGGACATTTGGTATCTACAGCTGAAATAAAATCACCGTCATCAACCCAGGACCCACAGGTGCAACAAATCAAAGAGGAtaccagaaaaaataaaattaaaaagcaaaaagaagtGGCTAGGGGTGGTGTTACTCATATAAGTGAGCACAAAACTGTAGCTTCCCCTgtattcaaaaagaaaaaacaaacaaaaataatgcgAAAAGATAAGCCCAAGAATGCAAAGGATGGGAAGCGAAAGAAAAACCTGGCAAGAGAGGAAAaagttaatacaaaaataaacgCAGCTTCAGCAGACATGCCTGGCCCACACATAACACAAGATGCTCTACTTCTACTGAAAGGTCATAAACAGCCTCAGCTGAAAGTTTACAAGTTAGACCCTTCAAAGGCATCTGGCCAGACACAGGAGGCTCCACCTCATGAGTCCCAAACAATGTCCCAACAGAGTAAAGACAACAAACTCAAACATCCAGCAAGTGAGTCTAAAAATAATCTCACAGCAGAAGGtaagaaaaaaggaggaagaccCAAAAAGAACCAGAAAGCTCTTTCATTGTTGTCCTCGCTACAGGTTTCCCATCAATCACCTGAGACACTGCCCACCAAGCAAAAGGCCACCAGAAAACGTAAAGCCTCCACGAAAGTGGAGACTGAAGGAGTAATAACTTCTTCTCATTCCAAGCGTGCCTTAGAATGTAAGGACTGTGGAGCGAGATTTAGTGAAGTCTCGTCTCTTCAGAAGCACAAGGCGACGGTGCATATCGTAGAGAGTCCTGGTCTCACTTACACCAATGGGAACATCTTTGAAGGTGTCTCCAGGTTGGATCTTTACCAGCTTCCAAAACAGCATGATAAGGTTGTTGGGGTGATGAATGCTACTTCAGACTGGGATACTGAGCCTGAAATGGGAGATATGGGATTAGAAGACAGAGAGCGAAGTGTCTCTTTTCCAGCTTTGATTCCATCCCCATCTTTACCTGTTCCTCCTTCAGATGTTGAAATGAGTGCCTTTGAATATAAGGGTGGAAGTAAAACaggtcaaataaaaaacagtgagACCCCTCCAAATTTCACATCTGAATCCCCTTTAAGTACCTCTACTCAGACAAAGAGTTCAGAGACAGGAGAACTTTTGGCATCAGATGAGGACAAGCGAGAAGAAGGTACTCATCCCATCTCAGAATCTGAAGTCCAGGGTACCACAGATGAAGACATTAAGGAGGATTTACTTCTTGAGGTAGATTTAATCACTGTTGGGGAGCAGAATGAGAGAGATGATCCATCTTCTCATGAAGACACTGTTCcccaaaatgaatcaaatggaACCTGCAGTTCTGAGGGTGCAAGCACTGGCAAATTTCCTGGGCAAGTTAGTAatgaaacaactgaaaaaagtCTAACTTCGCAGACTGTGTCATGCTTCACTCATCAAGTGGAGAtcaaagaagaggaggaagaaatgtTAGtccagaagaaaaaagaaggagGGAAAGGACTTGTTGTGAGGAATGCTACAAGGGGTAGGAGAAGAGGAACAGGATGTCTGAAAAGGGACCTGATATCAAAGAGAGTTTCAATTGAAGATACTGTTAGAGGAACAGAATCAGAGAAAGAACAGGATGAATGTCAGGTAGTTTATGAAAAACATCCCATCACCTCTGATTCAGAAATGAAGGATGAAGGTGAGACCGGCACAAAGACTTCAAAGCCAGAGACCATTCCTGATTTTGAGGCCAACAAAGCTACTGCTCCTGCCACATCTTTGCCTTCCATGCCTGCTACATTAGAGGAATCTCCTGAAGAGCAAGTCGTGTTTGAGCTGGAGTCGGTTACCACTAGTGTTGAGGAGGTAATGAATGAAAGAGAActgcagggaggagaggaacatGACAGGGACCAGTCTTCAGGCATCATACTTGAGAAGTTCCTCACTTCTAGACAGAGGGCGACTGCTGACAAGGAGCTGTGCCTGATGACAGCAAGGAACAATCAAAGACAG gATTTGGACAGCATTGCTGAGAATAAAGTACAAGTTCTTGGGAGCCAGGAGATCAAGGTTGAGGAGAATATCTCAGATCCACCACTGTTTGCACCCACCTGTCAAAATAGACAGAGTGCAAGTGTGCAGCCACATCACCATCGTGATATAAGGACTGTTTTGGTGAAGGAGGAGAGTAGCCTCGTGCTGAATGAGGTTCAGGCCATGCAAGGCAGCAGACACATCCGATGGAATGTGGAGCCAGTCAGCATTGAAAACACCTCCAGTCCAT tgaaggaggaggagagagaggttcTACTGGGAGCTGCTCAGACCAACAGTGGGAATTTAACCACAGGGGTATCCATTGATGCCCAGCAGACAGAACATCAAGCAGCAGATAGTAATTTAA ATTCTGCACCAGACTACCAGGAAATGAGAGTGAGAGGACTATTGTCAGAACCAGGGGTCAGTGACTTTGCAGATGGACAAG CTGAGGCAGATGCTGAGTGGCAGCATCCACCAGACCTCCGGGACTTTCTCCTCCAAAGTTCTGATGAAGAGGACGTGGGTGGTTTTGAATTGTCTGATCCTCAGCTAGACTCAGAAGCAGAAGTAATGGCCTATTTCTACAAGAACCAAACAAACAGCGCACAACAGCCAGATGAAATGCCACAAAA TTTGCCAACTTCAGTGAGCCAGCTCCAAACACCAAGAGAGGAAAACAGGACCAGAGAGCCCATTGATTACTTTTCCAAGTATTTTGGCTGGGATACCTGGGTAGAAATTGCCAATTGCACAATTAAACTGTCCAACATGCCCAACCCTGTCACAGCCAGAGAGGTTGCACAGTTTGTTGGGATCCACATTGCAATGGGAACTTTAAAG TTTCCCAGTCCGAGGCTCTACTGGGAGGACCTAACTAAGGTGCCCTTGATTGCTGAAGCCATGCCACTTTCCCGTTTCCTTGAGCTGTCTCGCATGTTGAAGCTTGCTTCTCCTGCGAAGGATCCAGTCAACAGTAATGTTCGGGAAGGAAGACATGATAGtgactttcaaaatgtaaagcAAGGTAAAACTCTCTTAAGCAGGCATAGTGAAATTTTTCAGTGTAGTGACGGGCAGAAGCAAGGGGACACGCCAAATGACCTGAACAGTTCAAAAACACAGACTGACCCCCTGTGGAAGGCTCAGCCATTATTGTGCCGTTTCAAAGCAGGGTGCCAGTCACTGAGACGAGATGGAGATTATGCAGTTGACCAATATCCACTTCTTTTGACTGGGAAGATGCACCATAAGAAACTGTCTCTCCACTGTACTACGTTAATTGGATTTGGCGGTTTGCTCTTACATGTGGATCTTAAATTGGGTCTGTCCGGCAAAGAAGATGCTGTAGAAAAAATGGTCCCCAAAGGTAGTATGGTGTTTCTTTGTAAACAGGAACTCTCCACCCCTGCTATGCTAGAGCGTCTGTTAGTTGCTGGGGTTCATGGTGCAGGCAGGGTGGGAGGAGCCCGAGGACAGATCGGAGATGAGTTTGTAAGCTCAGATGGGAAGCTGATGTTACGCAGATCACACTGTGGCTTCATACTTTCTACTGCGGGAAATGGCCAGAGGAACATGGCTTCACTCATTGACAACTTCGAGAAGGCCCAGATGTCGGCTCATCTCAACAGAGATCTGCTAAATCTTTACTCTATCCCTCTCACTGCCTCGGCCCCAACCTGCTGGCCTCAAGCGGTGCTCTGGTACCTAACAGATCTGGCTTTGGTCAACTCTTGGCTCCTATACAGACAGGATCACAGGGCAGCGTCTGCACCTTTGACTCTCATGGCCTTCAGATTGGATGTGTCCAAGGCTTTGATCCTCTCCAGCGGCTCTGATACCCAGGACTCAGGTCCCCCTCAACCCCCCATAGAGAAGGCTCATGCATCAAATGAAACCCCCAATCCCAGCCTGGTGGAGGAAAGTCCTCTGCCAGATGCAGCCATACGGTACGATGGTTCAGGCCACTGGCCTGAGCAGCTTGGGGAGGGAGAAGGGGGCAGGTGCCGTTTTGGGGACTGTCAGAGAACATCTCGAGTGCTATGCCTTAagtgctgtgtttttctttgtatatcACGCAACCACAACTGCTTTTTGAATTTCCATAATCAAGGGAGTTTGGGAAAAGAGTAA